From one Lycium barbarum isolate Lr01 chromosome 6, ASM1917538v2, whole genome shotgun sequence genomic stretch:
- the LOC132643857 gene encoding probable F-box protein At1g44080, with translation MDGKSRSGDWALLSDWALDLIFRKLPSISDCLCFSLVCKPWFSFVSNNYDVLQQRINSSSIEELPLLINFTDEDICFAAYPLNRCVGSSHGWLAFQQRGFDSFFLFNPFSGETINLPNLKIYTDKVTLSKNPSTNPHDFEVAALCKNLDRGESLAILKPGNKTWFRISFRGRRPCDVIYYNERYYVVFTEGSIFSIDNTDNPTVRHEIAPPPSMYTVLEFYLQFYLVKTTTNELLRVERSPPSPSSSVKICKLVTSPKTQTSMFVDVDNLGDEALFVCHNGSTSVSASKFPGCKPNSIYYMDRSYTQSRFDNFHYSVDHINLQDRSSHTQFSFFQKFNIAPRALWIIPTPKVTTTS, from the exons ATGGATGGCAAGTCAAGATCAGGAGATTGGGCACTGCTTTCGGATTGGGCACTCGACTTGATTTTCCGAAAGTTGCCTTCCATCTCTGATTGCTTATGCTTTAGCCTAGTGTGCAAGCCTTGGTTTTCCTTTGTGTCCAACAATTATGATGTCCTACAACAACGCATCAACTCAAGTTCCATTGAAGAACTTCCTCTACTAATAAACTTTACGGATGAAGATATCTGTTTCGCTG CTTACCCTCTGAATCGATGTGTTGGTTCTTCTCATGGTTGGTTGGCTTTCCAGCAGCGTGGTTTCGATAGTTTCTTCCTTTTCAATCCTTTCTCCGGTGAGACCATCAATCTTCCTAACCTTAAAATTTATACAGATAAAGTTACTCTATCCAAGAATCCTTCAACCAATCCACATGATTTTGAGGTTGCGGCTCTATGCAAGAACTTGGATAGAGGAGAGAGTTTGGCTATCCTAAAACCTGGTAATAAGACATGGTTTCGCATTAGTTTTCGTGGTCGGCGTCCTTGTGATGTGATATACTACAATGAGAGATACTATGTTGTCTTTACCGAAGGTAGTATTTTCTCTATAGATAACACTGATAACCCTACTGTGAGACATGAAATTGCACCACCACCGTCAATGTATACTGTCCTAGAATTTTATCTACAATTTTATCTCGTCAAGACCACAACAAACGAGCTGCTAAGGGTTGAAAGATCTCCACCTAGTCCATCTTCAAGTGTTAAGATCTGTAAGTTGGTTACAAGTCCAAAGACCCAAACATCCATGTTTGTAGATGTGGACAACTTGGGAGATGAAGCCTTATTCGTGTGTCACAACGGTTCCACGTCTGTCTCAGCTTCCAAATTTCCGGGATGTAAACCAAATTCCATATACTATATGGACCGGTCCTATACACAGTCACGTTTTGATAATTTTCATTATTCTGTGGACCATATTAACCTTCAAGATCGCAGCTCTCACACgcaattttctttctttcaaaagttcAACATCGCGCCACGGGCGCTATGGATCATTCCTACCCCAAAAGTTACTACTACTTCTTAG